In one window of Nitrobacter hamburgensis X14 DNA:
- a CDS encoding DUF2934 domain-containing protein: METPDRAKIMKRAYELWEDAGMPEGRAEEFYHLAEQKLREEEKSDPPQTPDNQ, from the coding sequence ATGGAAACCCCCGACAGAGCAAAGATAATGAAGCGCGCCTACGAGCTGTGGGAGGATGCCGGGATGCCTGAAGGGCGTGCCGAAGAGTTCTATCATCTGGCCGAGCAGAAATTACGCGAAGAAGAAAAGTCAGATCCGCCGCAGACGCCGGATAATCAGTAA
- a CDS encoding IS5 family transposase, giving the protein MAQLSFASLDYAAKKKRTKRDVFLAEMAGVVPWVALEALIEPHYPKAGPSGGRRPFPLAVMLRIYCLQQWYNLSDPGAEEVLYDICSMRTFAGLELGRDTIPDETTILNFRHLLERHELTKAIFGAIAEFLETRGALLRGGTIIDATLIAASPSTKNKAQKRDPEMRSSKKGNQWYFGMKAHIGVDATSGLVHTAGVTTGSVHDAKVMDNLIREDDRAVYGDKGYANDRKQRQAETAGVLWAVKAKAKPGRPLSISQRRRNRHFGKIRAKVEHVFQVMKCQFGYRKVRYRGIAKNGVQVFALLALTRKIGNTDFSLPLRMPDNPNTSRTL; this is encoded by the coding sequence ATGGCCCAGCTGAGTTTCGCGTCGCTCGATTATGCGGCCAAGAAGAAGCGCACGAAGCGAGATGTGTTTTTGGCTGAGATGGCAGGCGTGGTGCCTTGGGTCGCGCTCGAAGCTTTGATCGAGCCGCATTATCCCAAGGCTGGTCCGAGTGGCGGTCGGCGACCATTTCCATTGGCCGTGATGCTACGGATTTATTGCTTGCAGCAGTGGTACAACCTCTCTGATCCCGGCGCGGAAGAAGTGCTTTACGACATTTGCTCGATGCGCACGTTCGCGGGTCTGGAGCTCGGACGCGACACAATTCCCGATGAGACGACCATCTTGAACTTCCGGCATCTGCTGGAGCGTCACGAGTTGACGAAGGCGATATTCGGCGCGATTGCGGAGTTTCTGGAGACTCGCGGTGCTCTGCTGCGTGGCGGCACCATTATCGACGCGACGCTGATCGCGGCATCGCCATCGACGAAGAACAAGGCACAGAAGCGCGACCCCGAGATGCGCTCATCGAAGAAGGGCAACCAGTGGTACTTTGGCATGAAGGCCCACATCGGTGTCGATGCGACAAGCGGGCTCGTGCACACCGCGGGCGTGACCACAGGCAGTGTGCATGACGCCAAGGTCATGGATAATCTGATCCGCGAGGATGATCGTGCGGTGTATGGCGACAAGGGATATGCCAACGACCGCAAACAACGACAGGCGGAAACAGCGGGCGTTCTGTGGGCCGTGAAGGCGAAAGCGAAGCCCGGGCGCCCCCTGTCGATATCGCAACGCCGGCGCAATCGCCACTTCGGAAAAATCCGCGCCAAGGTCGAGCACGTGTTCCAGGTGATGAAATGCCAGTTCGGCTATCGCAAGGTTCGCTATCGCGGCATCGCCAAAAACGGCGTACAGGTCTTCGCGTTGCTCGCGCTAACGAGGAAAATCGGAAATACCGATTTTTCTCTTCCGTTGCGGATGCCGGATAATCCGAATACGAGCCGTACCCTTTAA
- a CDS encoding relaxase/mobilization nuclease domain-containing protein: MNRVAEIAWWIEHVEAARRAVAQGREDRRRSRSAAALDDDVRAKRGRIDPLPKMPAAQAIIRGATITGKRDEERARSVPVASGGSGAGARSSGPSGAAASPISGGFSAGAAGMNSGGAVGRARQLAASYQPAVIKVVSYARGVARATATGQYVQREDVPLETHDGRMLMDREAVAYEIKAWSTDFLKRAESQDVGTFRLKLEGVPDTAEGRATYEKAIAAAFSGHRHAARVDVDDKGALEARVVAAMAGTGKERFRIREAQAADRDHDARPRRLDSVSDAAVRARIETVPGVDGEAVAIRPGPTSHGRDGVTYRLNKLIEKGTAIDDRGKSLSNVSDARIAAREWGPSLRSQSARDTMHLIISAKAGTDVAALTDAARAFLHDRFADHKFMFGVHTEKESAGHIHAHAVITVKNESGQKIHPNRDTFAEWRQVYAQHAQAQGLKIVATSAKERASSQSYGPKDKAIVEAADRPRPAREARDRAYAADPLNQRLIDNARQRIRVARTNPIRLPMSAPDRKVVNESIIAWKTVAVEQPSNRMAKDMLERLLMAQTVGAILHTIVRRVESLTKEGEMPMTSEQMVQDLRLMNDAVSRTSDLLDGETKQQFRETSARYLETLANRIDLQRIQERGVQQLSRAEVAAIVGVNAERLVERAQEIQIRGEREATSAERLADRAIDAERRQEARGGIDPASQEELRAERANVVGSQQSAAREAREAAAAIEAAQAIAEHPAQPLPRASIQTDALAKLRAEQEKIVHELENEKSNVQSIRGHRHR, encoded by the coding sequence ATGAACCGCGTCGCGGAAATCGCCTGGTGGATCGAACACGTCGAGGCCGCGCGGCGCGCGGTCGCTCAGGGACGGGAGGATCGGCGACGGTCGCGGTCCGCCGCCGCCCTGGACGACGACGTGCGCGCCAAGCGAGGGCGTATTGACCCGCTTCCCAAGATGCCGGCGGCGCAAGCCATCATTCGCGGAGCAACGATCACAGGCAAGCGCGACGAGGAGCGGGCGCGCTCGGTTCCAGTCGCGAGCGGCGGCAGCGGAGCAGGTGCGCGTTCCTCGGGCCCGTCTGGCGCCGCAGCGAGTCCGATCTCCGGGGGATTCAGCGCCGGCGCTGCCGGGATGAACTCCGGCGGCGCCGTCGGCCGGGCTCGCCAGCTTGCCGCCAGCTATCAGCCTGCCGTCATCAAGGTGGTGTCTTATGCGCGTGGCGTCGCGCGCGCCACCGCGACCGGTCAGTATGTTCAACGGGAGGACGTCCCGCTCGAGACCCATGACGGGCGGATGTTGATGGACCGGGAAGCCGTTGCCTATGAAATCAAGGCCTGGTCGACGGACTTTTTGAAGCGTGCGGAAAGCCAGGACGTCGGCACTTTCCGTCTGAAGCTTGAAGGTGTTCCAGATACCGCCGAAGGCCGGGCGACGTACGAGAAGGCGATCGCGGCCGCCTTCTCGGGACATCGCCACGCCGCTCGCGTTGACGTCGACGACAAGGGCGCGCTGGAGGCGCGCGTTGTCGCCGCCATGGCCGGGACCGGCAAGGAACGGTTTCGCATCAGAGAGGCCCAGGCCGCCGATCGGGATCATGACGCTAGACCACGCCGTCTCGATTCCGTTTCCGATGCCGCTGTTCGCGCCAGGATTGAAACGGTCCCGGGCGTTGATGGGGAGGCTGTGGCTATTCGGCCGGGGCCTACCAGCCATGGTCGCGACGGTGTCACCTACAGGCTCAACAAGCTGATCGAGAAAGGCACAGCAATCGACGATCGCGGCAAGAGTCTGTCGAACGTGTCGGATGCGCGGATCGCCGCACGGGAATGGGGGCCGTCGCTTCGGTCGCAATCCGCGCGCGATACGATGCACCTGATCATTTCGGCGAAGGCCGGAACCGATGTGGCCGCCTTGACCGATGCTGCGCGCGCGTTCCTGCACGATCGCTTTGCCGATCATAAGTTTATGTTCGGCGTTCACACGGAGAAGGAATCGGCCGGGCATATCCACGCTCACGCCGTTATTACCGTGAAGAACGAGTCCGGCCAAAAGATCCATCCCAATCGGGACACGTTCGCGGAGTGGCGCCAAGTGTATGCGCAGCACGCTCAGGCGCAAGGCTTGAAGATCGTCGCGACCTCGGCGAAAGAGCGAGCCTCGTCGCAAAGCTACGGTCCGAAAGACAAGGCGATCGTGGAGGCGGCGGATCGGCCGCGTCCCGCACGAGAAGCCCGCGATCGCGCCTATGCCGCCGATCCCCTTAATCAACGCCTCATCGACAATGCGCGGCAGCGGATCCGGGTGGCGAGGACCAATCCCATTCGCCTGCCCATGTCAGCGCCCGATCGTAAGGTGGTGAACGAGAGCATCATCGCCTGGAAGACGGTTGCGGTGGAGCAGCCATCGAACAGGATGGCAAAGGATATGCTTGAGCGGCTGTTGATGGCGCAAACTGTCGGAGCCATTCTTCACACCATCGTCAGGCGCGTGGAGTCTTTGACCAAGGAGGGCGAAATGCCAATGACGTCGGAACAGATGGTCCAAGATCTGCGGCTCATGAACGATGCGGTTTCGCGGACCAGCGACCTGTTGGATGGGGAGACGAAGCAGCAATTTCGAGAGACATCGGCACGCTATTTGGAAACACTCGCCAATCGCATTGATCTCCAGCGCATACAGGAACGCGGCGTCCAGCAGCTCAGCCGGGCGGAGGTCGCAGCCATAGTTGGCGTGAACGCCGAGCGGCTCGTCGAGCGAGCGCAAGAAATTCAGATCAGGGGAGAGCGCGAGGCAACTTCGGCGGAGCGCCTTGCAGACCGGGCAATCGACGCCGAACGGCGGCAAGAGGCCCGCGGTGGCATCGACCCAGCCTCCCAGGAGGAGCTCAGGGCCGAAAGGGCAAACGTCGTTGGTTCGCAACAATCGGCAGCGCGTGAAGCTCGCGAGGCAGCCGCCGCCATTGAAGCCGCACAAGCGATCGCTGAGCACCCGGCACAGCCTTTGCCAAGAGCTTCGATCCAGACCGATGCCTTGGCAAAGCTTCGCGCGGAACAGGAAAAAATTGTGCACGAACTAGAAAATGAAAAATCAAATGTTCAATCAATCAGAGGCCATAGGCACCGCTGA
- a CDS encoding ParA family protein, whose product MPSIFAVANPKGGSGKTTVAIILAGEFAKHGYSAAIVDADPQGSSYQWHASSVARGLSPQGVDLVRAPDEKALTQAIDRLDGYDVVVIDTPGYYGDVLIQSALRADLVVLPCKVHTFDASQVVRTIRNLEQHAATSRLPMSQHRVLFNEYDSLDRNTRPLREVVAYLDAEKVSVCANALYRRITYRTMTSGHGTLYQMNDKDESIRKARYNADQVVRELLAASQGDGAA is encoded by the coding sequence ATGCCGAGCATCTTCGCCGTGGCGAATCCGAAAGGTGGAAGTGGCAAGACGACCGTCGCGATCATCCTAGCCGGCGAGTTCGCCAAACACGGTTACTCGGCCGCCATCGTCGACGCCGATCCGCAAGGATCTTCCTACCAATGGCATGCGTCGTCGGTCGCGCGCGGCTTGAGCCCGCAGGGCGTGGACCTGGTGCGCGCGCCTGATGAGAAAGCCCTAACCCAGGCGATCGATCGGCTCGATGGCTACGACGTCGTCGTCATCGACACTCCGGGCTACTACGGGGATGTCTTGATCCAGTCGGCGCTCCGTGCGGACCTCGTCGTCCTCCCTTGCAAGGTGCACACCTTCGACGCTTCGCAGGTCGTGCGCACAATCCGTAATCTCGAGCAGCATGCTGCTACTTCAAGACTCCCGATGAGCCAGCATCGCGTTCTATTCAACGAATACGACAGCCTCGACCGCAACACGCGCCCGCTCAGGGAGGTTGTCGCCTATCTCGACGCGGAAAAGGTCTCCGTCTGCGCCAATGCGCTGTACCGGCGCATTACCTATCGCACCATGACAAGCGGACATGGCACGTTGTACCAGATGAACGACAAGGACGAGTCGATCAGGAAAGCCCGTTACAACGCCGACCAGGTCGTTCGCGAATTACTCGCGGCAAGCCAGGGCGATGGTGCCGCATGA
- a CDS encoding extracellular catalytic domain type 1 short-chain-length polyhydroxyalkanoate depolymerase, which yields MLNQNMVREATRLTRAGQLVEATALLQRMLRGECDPGPASRSAAPTPLARLEPPTIDTKAREESESRPVAQAASPQGPKRPAPCDGMRKFSGFGLRGPLGRAPPSTSDIVPDGTKFIESTFSNAAGSRSYKLFTPSRCQGQQLPLVVMLHGCTQSPDDFAAGTRMNFLAEEQNCFVVYPEQPSGANHAKCWNWFRPGDQRRGGGEPSLIAGITRHIMQDHAIDPKRVYVAGLSAGGAAAAIMGATYADLYASVGIHSGLACGAASDLPSAFVAMRQGNGSGAIGKAGSPVPTIVFHGDRDTTVHPNNGDRMLEQSAKATRPTRKVLRGRVPHGHAYTRTILTDGDGLAMSEHWNIHGAGHAWSGGNPAGSYTDPRGPDATREMLRFFLEHSLEG from the coding sequence ATGCTGAATCAAAACATGGTTCGCGAAGCAACCCGCCTCACGCGTGCGGGTCAACTGGTCGAGGCCACGGCGCTCCTGCAGCGCATGCTCCGCGGCGAGTGTGACCCAGGACCGGCGTCCCGCAGCGCCGCCCCGACTCCGCTCGCCAGGCTTGAGCCTCCGACAATCGACACAAAGGCCCGCGAGGAGAGCGAAAGCAGGCCGGTCGCGCAGGCCGCGTCTCCTCAAGGACCCAAACGTCCCGCGCCCTGCGACGGCATGAGGAAGTTTTCCGGGTTCGGCCTGCGAGGCCCGCTCGGACGCGCTCCGCCGTCCACGTCGGATATCGTGCCCGATGGCACAAAGTTCATCGAGAGCACTTTCAGCAACGCGGCGGGAAGCCGGAGCTACAAGCTGTTCACCCCGAGCCGTTGTCAGGGACAACAGCTTCCGCTGGTCGTCATGCTTCACGGCTGCACCCAGTCGCCGGACGATTTCGCCGCCGGCACCCGGATGAACTTCCTGGCGGAAGAGCAGAATTGCTTCGTGGTCTATCCCGAACAGCCGAGCGGAGCCAACCACGCGAAGTGCTGGAACTGGTTCCGCCCGGGCGACCAGCGGCGGGGTGGGGGCGAACCCTCGCTGATCGCCGGCATCACCCGCCATATCATGCAGGACCATGCGATCGATCCGAAGCGCGTCTACGTCGCGGGTCTGTCGGCCGGCGGGGCCGCTGCCGCCATCATGGGCGCGACCTATGCCGATCTCTACGCATCTGTCGGCATCCATTCCGGCCTGGCCTGCGGCGCTGCCAGCGACCTTCCATCCGCGTTCGTCGCGATGCGACAGGGAAACGGGTCCGGCGCAATTGGGAAGGCTGGCTCTCCCGTACCGACCATCGTTTTCCATGGCGATCGCGACACTACGGTGCATCCCAATAACGGCGACCGGATGCTTGAGCAGTCCGCCAAAGCAACCCGTCCGACAAGGAAGGTGCTTCGCGGACGAGTCCCGCACGGCCATGCCTATACCCGTACCATCCTTACCGACGGGGACGGGCTGGCGATGTCCGAACACTGGAACATTCATGGTGCCGGACACGCGTGGTCGGGCGGCAATCCAGCCGGCTCCTATACCGATCCGCGAGGGCCGGACGCGACTAGGGAAATGCTGCGTTTCTTCCTCGAGCATTCGCTCGAAGGGTAG
- a CDS encoding CopG family transcriptional regulator — MADNVRELRPRTPDTEKITVNLGYVDLGHVDLMVREGFYSNRTDFIRTAIRNQLERHADVVRQSTARKSLDLGLRNYSREDLEAAQRAGEMLQINVLGLATIAQDVTAELARATIAAVSVLGALHATPAVKAALADRMR, encoded by the coding sequence ATGGCCGATAATGTGCGCGAGCTGCGCCCCAGGACGCCCGACACCGAGAAGATCACGGTCAACCTTGGCTATGTCGACCTCGGTCACGTCGATCTCATGGTGAGGGAAGGGTTCTATTCGAACCGGACCGATTTCATCCGGACGGCCATCCGGAACCAGCTCGAACGCCATGCAGATGTCGTCAGGCAATCCACGGCCCGAAAGAGCCTGGACCTCGGGCTGCGAAATTACAGCCGCGAGGATCTCGAAGCGGCGCAGCGCGCCGGCGAGATGCTGCAGATCAATGTTTTGGGCCTGGCCACCATCGCCCAGGACGTCACAGCCGAGTTGGCTCGCGCCACGATCGCCGCGGTCTCGGTGCTGGGCGCCCTGCATGCCACTCCCGCGGTCAAGGCCGCTCTCGCCGACAGGATGAGGTGA
- a CDS encoding transcriptional regulator: protein MPPVRKPLPIDHSILNEMLAIRLQQLEIENGGMEAFLPKTGLARGTYYTILRGVGNPTLRTMERIASSLNMSVLELLGFEAADARRALKKNGVDYDELVSAIGKKNRADRGLARQTRSRKLPS from the coding sequence ATGCCGCCTGTTCGCAAGCCGCTGCCCATCGATCATTCGATCCTGAATGAGATGTTGGCGATCCGGCTGCAACAGCTCGAGATCGAGAACGGCGGCATGGAAGCCTTCCTCCCCAAGACAGGCCTGGCGCGTGGCACCTACTACACGATCCTGCGCGGCGTCGGGAATCCGACCTTAAGGACGATGGAGCGGATCGCCTCGAGCCTGAACATGAGCGTGCTTGAACTTCTCGGCTTCGAGGCCGCAGATGCGCGCCGCGCGCTCAAGAAAAATGGCGTCGATTACGACGAGCTGGTGTCGGCGATCGGCAAGAAAAATCGGGCCGACCGCGGGCTCGCGCGGCAGACCCGATCGCGAAAACTTCCTTCCTAA
- a CDS encoding single-stranded DNA-binding protein — protein sequence MRNIAEFTLIGRVGTIKQVGKTVRVSICANYPFKDDNGQWKDDAHWNEVTIFTKAIQSYVSEHVSKGDLVHVRGRLRQNSYERDGQRVYTVDLIALEVGRLAQASERAAA from the coding sequence ATGCGCAACATCGCCGAATTCACCCTCATTGGTCGGGTCGGAACCATCAAGCAGGTCGGCAAGACCGTTCGCGTCAGCATCTGCGCCAACTACCCCTTCAAGGACGACAACGGTCAGTGGAAAGACGACGCGCACTGGAACGAAGTCACGATCTTCACGAAAGCGATCCAGTCCTACGTGAGCGAGCACGTCAGCAAGGGCGACCTGGTCCACGTGCGCGGACGGCTTCGGCAGAACAGCTATGAGCGGGATGGCCAGCGGGTTTACACCGTCGATCTCATCGCTCTGGAGGTCGGCCGGCTGGCGCAGGCCAGCGAACGCGCCGCGGCATAG
- the repC gene encoding plasmid replication protein RepC, which produces MQSHSPTTPFGRRSLTLAHVASQMVATTRPPEKVVHKWKIFHAICTARPRLGVSERSLSVLNALLTFHPETALTGEDDLIVFPSNHQLSLRAHGMPASTLRRHLAVLVDAGLVVRRDSPNGKRYARKGTAGEIDLAFGFDLSPLVVRSEEFESLAADIEAEARALKLVRERITLCRRDIAKMIATGIEEDVPTRRGGQGPADWQEVHVAFRSLVDQIPRTATRQELEPIAVELSQLADDVLNLLETHIKSTNPSANESHTERHIQNSNTDPLIDLEPSLPQGRAAGAEPKLQAPRVGEGTYPLGMVLNACPNIVDYAKGGISNWRDFLATAAVVRSMLGISPSAWEEAQTVLGETPAAIVVACILQRGAAIRSAGGYLRGLTRKAEAGEFSLGPILMSQINSRLHEKRRA; this is translated from the coding sequence ATGCAGTCACACTCTCCAACGACGCCCTTTGGGCGGCGATCGCTGACTCTTGCCCATGTGGCAAGCCAAATGGTGGCAACGACACGGCCACCTGAGAAGGTCGTGCACAAATGGAAGATCTTTCACGCCATCTGCACGGCCCGGCCGCGCCTGGGCGTCTCCGAGCGTTCGCTCTCGGTTTTGAACGCGCTCCTCACCTTCCACCCGGAGACCGCGCTCACCGGCGAAGACGATCTGATTGTCTTCCCGTCGAACCATCAGTTGTCGCTGCGGGCGCATGGGATGCCGGCATCGACGCTGCGGCGTCACCTTGCCGTTCTCGTCGACGCCGGGCTAGTGGTTCGGCGCGATAGCCCGAACGGCAAGCGTTACGCTCGTAAGGGGACCGCCGGCGAGATCGATCTGGCCTTCGGCTTTGACCTGTCGCCGCTGGTTGTCCGATCGGAAGAGTTCGAGAGCCTGGCGGCCGACATCGAGGCGGAGGCGCGGGCGCTCAAGCTTGTCCGTGAGCGGATCACGCTGTGCCGGCGCGACATTGCCAAGATGATCGCTACCGGGATCGAGGAAGATGTCCCGACGCGCAGGGGAGGGCAGGGGCCGGCCGACTGGCAGGAAGTTCATGTCGCGTTCCGCTCGCTCGTCGACCAGATTCCGCGCACAGCGACCAGGCAAGAACTCGAGCCGATCGCCGTGGAGCTCTCACAGCTTGCGGATGACGTGCTCAATCTTCTGGAAACACACATCAAATCCACGAATCCAAGCGCCAATGAGTCCCATACCGAGCGCCACATACAGAATTCAAATACAGATCCCCTTATTGATCTTGAACCTAGCCTTCCACAAGGCAGGGCGGCGGGGGCGGAGCCAAAACTTCAAGCGCCGAGGGTGGGGGAGGGGACTTATCCGTTGGGGATGGTGCTGAACGCTTGCCCCAACATCGTCGATTACGCGAAGGGCGGGATTTCGAACTGGCGCGATTTTCTCGCCACCGCCGCCGTGGTTCGATCGATGCTGGGGATCAGTCCGAGCGCCTGGGAAGAGGCGCAAACGGTGCTCGGCGAAACGCCGGCTGCGATTGTCGTCGCGTGCATCCTGCAGCGCGGCGCTGCGATCAGATCTGCCGGCGGCTACCTGCGCGGTTTGACGCGGAAGGCCGAGGCCGGAGAATTTTCGCTCGGCCCGATTTTGATGTCGCAGATCAATTCGCGTCTCCACGAAAAGCGCCGAGCTTAA
- the repB gene encoding plasmid partitioning protein RepB — protein sequence MGRKNLLADLIEDSGAEPDVRVTVATEKEPTPTLGTRGAVGAMSRSLEHLSAERDAAKALSEQLASGEAVLEIDSGLIDDSIVPDRMTGTDAGFAALTESIKASGQLVPALLRPHPSQSGRYQIAYGHRRVRALRELGRSVRAVVRSLSDDELVIAQGKENGEREDLSFIERARYATLLEDRNFKRDTIMAALSVDKTELSRLISVFRAIPAEVSDAIGAAPKVGRRRWTELVDRLGSGKRSKVLETVLSSPRFLAAPSDERFAMVLSAVTVRDTKPSKSTTWTASDGKKVAKIERNADRFVLALDERAAPLFGDFVLDKLPELYDAFRQSKG from the coding sequence ATGGGACGAAAAAACCTCCTTGCTGACCTTATCGAAGACAGCGGCGCCGAGCCGGACGTTCGAGTGACCGTCGCCACAGAAAAAGAACCCACACCAACCCTCGGGACACGGGGCGCTGTCGGGGCCATGAGCCGTTCGCTTGAACATCTCTCTGCCGAGCGCGACGCCGCGAAGGCCTTATCGGAACAACTGGCAAGCGGCGAAGCCGTCTTGGAGATCGACTCTGGTCTCATCGATGATTCGATCGTCCCGGATCGCATGACAGGTACGGACGCTGGCTTTGCAGCGCTTACTGAGTCGATCAAAGCGAGCGGCCAGCTCGTCCCAGCACTACTTAGACCACACCCGTCGCAGTCTGGCCGCTATCAGATCGCATATGGCCATCGTCGTGTCCGAGCACTGAGGGAGCTAGGTCGCTCGGTCCGCGCGGTCGTCCGTTCTCTCTCCGACGACGAGCTGGTCATCGCTCAAGGAAAAGAGAATGGCGAGCGAGAAGACCTCTCCTTCATTGAGCGCGCGCGGTATGCCACGTTGCTTGAGGATCGCAACTTCAAGCGCGACACCATCATGGCTGCATTGTCCGTCGACAAGACAGAGCTATCGCGCCTGATATCGGTCTTTCGTGCGATCCCTGCAGAGGTGAGCGACGCGATTGGCGCCGCACCGAAAGTGGGTCGCCGGCGATGGACGGAGCTTGTCGATCGACTCGGCAGCGGGAAGCGAAGCAAAGTCCTAGAGACGGTGCTCTCGAGCCCGCGGTTTCTCGCGGCGCCGTCGGACGAACGGTTTGCTATGGTCCTGTCCGCGGTGACAGTACGCGACACCAAACCTTCTAAGTCGACGACCTGGACTGCAAGCGACGGCAAGAAGGTCGCAAAGATTGAGAGAAATGCAGACCGGTTCGTTCTTGCACTAGACGAGAGAGCTGCCCCGCTATTCGGCGACTTTGTCTTAGACAAACTGCCTGAGCTCTACGATGCCTTCAGGCAATCCAAGGGGTAG
- the repA gene encoding plasmid partitioning protein RepA: MDKTLDQTTLQQESGRLAIHELIAADARELSAKLQAHRLKLFPPKARKKLRPFSSGEAAKLIGVNDGYLRQLSLEGKGPQPETSSSGRRSYTFDDIQALRTYLDETGKSTRRYRPWRAEGEHLQVIAVVNFKGGSGKTTTAAHLAQHLTLQGYRVLAVDLDPQASLSALHGYQPEFDIEENGTLYGAIRYDDARRDLCDIIRPTYFSGLDIIPGNIELMEFEHETPKALASRQTGDPLFFSRVARALATVEDKYDVVVIDCPPQLGFLTLSALCAATALLIPVHPQMLDVMSMCQFLIMTSDLMAVVAKAGGNTNYDWMRYLVTRYEPSDGPQTQMVSFMRSLFSDRVLTNMVLKSTAISDAGITKQTLYEVERQQFTRATYDRAIESLDSVNGEIEKLIQEAWRRG; this comes from the coding sequence GTGGATAAAACACTAGATCAGACCACCCTGCAGCAGGAGTCCGGTCGACTTGCGATCCACGAGCTTATCGCGGCGGACGCACGAGAGCTATCTGCAAAACTGCAGGCTCACCGACTCAAGCTGTTTCCCCCAAAAGCCAGGAAGAAGCTTCGGCCATTCTCCTCAGGAGAGGCAGCCAAGCTCATCGGCGTCAACGACGGCTACCTCCGACAGCTCTCGCTCGAGGGCAAAGGCCCACAGCCAGAAACGAGCTCATCCGGACGGCGGTCCTATACATTCGACGATATTCAGGCGCTCCGGACCTACTTAGACGAGACCGGCAAAAGTACGCGCCGTTACCGTCCTTGGCGCGCGGAGGGCGAACACCTGCAAGTCATCGCCGTCGTCAACTTCAAGGGAGGCTCAGGAAAGACAACGACGGCGGCGCACCTAGCGCAACACCTGACCCTTCAGGGATACCGCGTACTGGCAGTCGACCTCGATCCCCAGGCATCGCTTTCGGCGTTGCATGGGTATCAACCGGAGTTCGACATCGAAGAGAACGGGACGCTCTACGGCGCCATTCGCTATGACGACGCCCGGCGCGATCTGTGCGACATAATTCGTCCCACATACTTTTCGGGGCTCGACATCATCCCGGGCAACATCGAGCTCATGGAATTCGAGCATGAAACCCCAAAAGCCCTAGCGTCTCGGCAGACGGGTGATCCGCTTTTCTTTTCGCGTGTCGCGCGCGCTCTTGCTACGGTTGAAGACAAGTACGATGTCGTGGTGATCGACTGCCCGCCACAGCTCGGATTCCTAACACTGTCGGCGCTCTGCGCCGCGACAGCGCTTTTGATCCCAGTGCACCCGCAAATGCTCGACGTGATGTCGATGTGTCAATTCCTCATCATGACGTCGGACCTGATGGCCGTCGTGGCCAAAGCAGGGGGCAACACGAACTACGATTGGATGCGATACCTGGTGACGCGTTACGAACCCAGTGACGGTCCGCAGACGCAAATGGTGAGCTTCATGCGCTCGCTCTTTTCTGACAGGGTTTTGACCAATATGGTGCTGAAGAGCACCGCCATCTCCGATGCGGGCATCACCAAACAGACGCTGTATGAGGTGGAACGCCAGCAATTCACGCGCGCCACCTACGATCGCGCGATCGAGTCACTCGATAGCGTAAACGGCGAAATCGAGAAGCTCATTCAAGAAGCATGGCGGAGGGGTTGA
- a CDS encoding type II toxin-antitoxin system VapC family toxin: MNVLLDTKVLSEVRRSAPDPKVLAWLDTIDEDRAFISVASIAELKRGIALMDDGRRREALTAWLAEDLTARFAGRIVPIDPAIAERWGDLMAQARQSGFALSAMDGFFAATAHDRDLVLATRNTKDFAPLGVALFNPWTDEGAPG, encoded by the coding sequence ATGAATGTCCTGCTCGACACCAAGGTGCTGTCGGAGGTTCGCCGGTCGGCGCCCGACCCGAAGGTGCTCGCCTGGCTCGACACGATCGACGAGGACCGCGCCTTCATCAGCGTGGCGTCGATCGCCGAGCTCAAGCGCGGCATTGCGCTGATGGACGATGGCCGGCGTCGCGAGGCGCTTACCGCCTGGCTTGCGGAGGATCTGACGGCGCGCTTCGCCGGGCGAATTGTGCCAATCGATCCCGCGATCGCCGAACGCTGGGGCGATCTGATGGCACAAGCCCGCCAGAGCGGCTTTGCGCTCTCCGCCATGGACGGGTTTTTCGCAGCCACCGCCCATGACCGTGACCTCGTGCTCGCGACCCGCAACACCAAGGATTTTGCGCCGCTGGGCGTGGCGCTGTTCAACCCCTGGACCGACGAAGGAGCGCCGGGATGA